A region from the Malus domestica chromosome 07, GDT2T_hap1 genome encodes:
- the LOC103439565 gene encoding probable pterin-4-alpha-carbinolamine dehydratase, chloroplastic, giving the protein MAMATTILSLPHLSLPPHRCHHYLPNLTTVPTRVRLGLRTQALGHDMLGDFGARDPFPAEIASGFGEKVLGSGNTEHKILIPNLSALSLSQLDCSPVSPLQPPMSEDDAKELLRKVVGWRLIVGEGGLKLQCLWKLRDYQCGVELINRIYKVVDSAGHFPNLHLEQPNQVRAELCTSSIGGLSMNDFIVAARIDDIKTSDLVPRKRVWA; this is encoded by the exons ATGGCCATGGCGACCACCATCCTTTCCTTACCCCATCTCTCCCTTCCACCTCACCGCTGCCACCACTACCTACCCAACTTAACCACCGTTCCAACTCGGGTTCGACTCGGCCTGCGAACTCAGGCTCTGGGCCATGACATGCTGGGGGATTTCGGTGCCAGAGACCCCTTTCCGGCTGAGATAGCGAGTGGGTTTGGTGAGAAGGTGCTGGGCAGCGGCAACACCGAGCACAAAATCCTCATCCCCAATTTGTCTGCTCTCTCTCTGTCCCAGTTAGACTGCAGCCCCGTCTCTCCCCTCCAGCCTCCTATGTCGGAGGACGATGCCAAGGAGCTCCTCAGAAAG GTTGTTGGGTGGAGATTGATAGTGGGAGAAGGTGGGCTGAAATTGCAGTGCCTGTGGAAGTTGAGAGATTATCAATGTGGGGTTGAACTCATCAACAGGATTTATAAGGTTGTAGATTCTGCAGGGCACTTCCCAAACCTTCACTTGGAGCAACCCAACCAAGTTAGAGCAGAGCTATGTACATCTTCCATCG GAGGATTGAGCATGAATGATTTCATCGTGGCTGCCAGAATAGATGACATAAAAACATCAGATCTTGTGCCCAGAAAAAGAGTCTGGGCTTAG